In Sphaeramia orbicularis chromosome 7, fSphaOr1.1, whole genome shotgun sequence, one genomic interval encodes:
- the ciroz gene encoding ciliated left-right organizer protein containing ZP-N domains homolog, translated as MNIDMNGPNITVQGRRKEVLNPVEVTGSEGEFLALKLVSGQYSYSMEATCPKVTKPTAETTVLHIFKQQMGLTKRGSYDAEQLTISNVTMNQTQNFTLDETSAFVTITVPTAQILQKKTCRDNKQLWQPFYRVDVVLTFRETNHKMHWTMENTLPCTARSDISDIKSSTDSNITESSKPIFKAENLPAQPCSVNHSSVSEETTRAGETTQQPDVETSLQLFQLMPAASQALC; from the exons ATGAACATTGACATGAATGGACCAAACATCACCGTCCAAGGCAGGAGGAAGGAGGTCCTGAACCCTGTAGAG GTGACAGGAAGTGAAGGTGAATTCTTGGCTTTAAAGCTGGTCAGTGGTCAGTACTCCTACAGTATGGAGGCCACTTGTCCAAAAG tGACTAAACCCACAGCAGAGACCACTGTCCTGCACATCTTTAAACAACAGATGGGTTTAACCAAACGTGGCAGCTACGACGCAGAACAACTGACCATCAGTAACGTGACCATGAACCAGACACAAAACTTCACCCTGGATGAGACCAGTGCGTTTGTGACAATTACTGTTCCTACAGCCCAAATCCTGCAGAAGAAG ACCTGCAGAGACAACAAACAACTCTGGCAGCCGTTCTACAGGGTGGATGTTGTGCTCACCTTCAGAGAGACAAATCACAAAATGCACTGGACCATGGAGAACACACTGCCATGCACAG CCAGGTCTGATATATCAGATATTAAATCCTCCACTGACTCCAACATCACAGAATCATCCAAACCCATCTTCAAAGCTGAGAATTTACCTGCACAGCCATGTTCAGTGAATCACTCTTCTGTCTCTGAGGAGACGACCCGGGCTGGAGAGACGA CACAACAGCCTGATGTAGAGACGAGCCTGCAGTTGTTCCAGCTGATGCCAGCTGCCTCACAGGCCCTGTGTTAG
- the tardbpa gene encoding TAR DNA binding protein, like isoform X1, translating into MSELYIRVAEDENEEPMEIPSEDDGTVLLSSVAAQFPGACGLRYRNPESQCMRGVRLVEGVLHAPESDWGNLVYVVNYPKDNKRKMDEIDAASAVKIKRGFQKTSDLIVLGLPWKTTEQDLKDYFTTFGEVIMVQVKRDAKTGNSKGFGFVRFTEYETQTKVIGQRHMIDGRWCDCKLPNSKACPDEPMRSRKIFVGRCTEDMTTDDLRQYFMQYGEVTDVFIPKPFRAFAFVTFADDQVAQALCGEDLIIKGISVHISNAEPKHNNSRQMMDRGRFGAGGFSQGYGSNRGGLGSGSGGVNFGALGLNPAMVAAAQAALQSSWGMMGMLANQQGLTTTTGTATTTRDQTYSSASTSYSSPSSASLGWAAGTNTASSSGFSSGFGTSMESKSSSWGM; encoded by the exons ATGTCAGAGTTGTATATCCGAGTGGCTGAGGATGAAAACGAGGAGCCGATGGAGATCCCGTCCGAGGACGACGGGACTGTGTTGCTTTCATCCGTGGCAGCCCAGTTTCCAGGCGCGTGCGGGCTGCGGTACAGGAACCCTGAGTCCCAGTGCATGAGGGGGGTCCGGCTGGTGGAGGGGGTCCTGCATGCACCCGAGAGTGACTGGGGGAACCTGGTCTACGTCGTCAATTACCCCAAAG ATAATAAAAGGAAGATGGATGAAATAGATGCTGCGTCGGCTGTCAAAATCAAAAGGGGTTTTCAGAAAACGTCGGATCTCATTGTCCTCGGGTTGCCatggaaaacaactgaacaggATCTAAAAGATTATTTCACTACTTTTGGGGAGGTCATCATGGTGCAG GTCAAGAGAGATGCAAAGACTGGCAACTCAAAAGGGTTTGGCTTTGTCCGATTCACCGAATATGAGACACAAACCAAAGTCATCGGTCAGAGACACATGATTGATGGACGATGGTGCGACTGCAAACTCCCTAACTCAAAG GCATGTCCAGATGAGCCCATGAGGAGCCGTAAAATCTTTGTTGGCCGCTGCACCGAGGACATGACCACCGATGACCTGAGGCAGTACTTCATGCAGTATGGTGAAGTCACTGACGTCTTCATCCCAAAACCTTTCAGGGCTTTTGCCTTCGTTACGTTTGCAGACGACCAG GTTGCCCAAGCCCTGTGCGGAGAGGATTTGATCATCAAGGGCATCAGTGTCCACATCTCCAACGCTGAGCCCAAACACAATAATAGTAGGCAAATGATGGATCGAGGGCGGTTTGGGGCTGGCGGGTTCAGTCAGGGCTATGGCAGTAATCGCGGTGGGCTGGGCAGCGGTAGTGGTGGGGTTAACTTCGGGGCTCTCGGCCTTAACCCGGCAATGGTTGCAGCTGCTCAGGCGGCGTTGCAGAGCAGTTGGGGCATGATGGGCATGTTGGCTAACCAGCAGGGTCTGACCACAACAACAGGCACAGCCACCACCACCCGAGACCAGACCTATAGCTCTGCCAGCACCAGTTACAGCAGCCCCAGCTCTGCTAGCCTGGGCTGGGCTGCAGGCACTAACACCGCCTCCAGCAGCGGCTTCAGCTCCGGCTTTGGCACCTCCATGGAGTCCAAGTCATCTAGTTGGGGAATGTAG